A genomic stretch from Flavobacterium humidisoli includes:
- a CDS encoding porin family protein, whose protein sequence is MKKILLIVFVFFCITTAQSQVLISLIFGDKLNSEFLEFGLEGGANFSTISNMGSSALNPGFNLGFYFDFRSKKNPAWMINTGVIVKSPMGAKDIPVYSLNDENLDNTFAGGRVNREIRYFNVPILIKYQFKNNIYLKTGPQFGLLAKAFDEFKNEINDNDVVYKKNIRDQIHVIDAGLAFGAGYHMHVGNGLNITVQYYYGLVTVMKGDGPNNQYNRSLYVTAGIPIGKGKAAQKRAEKEAELNKVVLPEDEK, encoded by the coding sequence ATGAAAAAGATTTTATTAATCGTTTTTGTTTTCTTTTGTATTACCACGGCACAGTCACAAGTCTTGATTTCCCTAATCTTTGGAGATAAACTCAACTCAGAGTTTTTAGAATTTGGTCTGGAAGGCGGTGCTAATTTTTCTACCATTTCAAACATGGGATCTTCCGCTTTAAATCCAGGTTTTAATCTTGGTTTTTATTTTGATTTTAGATCTAAGAAAAATCCAGCGTGGATGATCAATACTGGAGTAATTGTTAAGTCGCCAATGGGTGCAAAAGATATTCCGGTGTATTCTTTAAATGATGAAAATCTCGACAATACTTTTGCGGGCGGACGTGTAAATCGTGAAATACGTTATTTTAACGTTCCTATATTAATTAAATACCAATTCAAAAACAATATTTATCTCAAAACAGGTCCACAATTTGGTTTATTAGCCAAAGCATTTGACGAGTTTAAAAACGAAATCAACGATAACGACGTGGTCTATAAGAAAAATATCAGAGATCAGATTCATGTTATTGATGCTGGACTTGCCTTTGGCGCTGGTTATCATATGCATGTTGGAAATGGCTTAAATATTACCGTTCAATATTACTATGGACTTGTTACTGTAATGAAAGGTGATGGCCCAAATAACCAATACAATCGATCTTTGTATGTTACTGCAGGAATTCCGATCGGAAAAGGGAAAGCGGCACAAAAAAGAGCTGAAAAAGAAGCCGAACTTAACAAAGTGGTTCTACCAGAAGATGAAAAATAA
- a CDS encoding DUF6660 family protein produces the protein MKWITIILSIYLMALSNMPCADMEVNSAIHKTAQFASEDNHSHDKDNDLCSPFCACNCCGAQVLSYHSAVSFEFPKPYNQISIALPSYSSVFISNFYGSIWQPPQIA, from the coding sequence GTGAAATGGATAACAATCATATTATCAATTTACCTGATGGCATTGTCTAATATGCCATGTGCCGATATGGAAGTAAACAGCGCTATACATAAAACAGCTCAGTTTGCTTCAGAAGACAATCATTCGCACGACAAAGACAATGATTTATGTTCTCCGTTTTGTGCCTGCAATTGCTGTGGCGCGCAGGTTTTAAGTTACCATTCTGCTGTAAGTTTTGAATTTCCTAAACCTTACAATCAAATTTCAATTGCTTTACCAAGTTACAGTTCTGTTTTTATTTCCAATTTCTACGGAAGTATTTGGCAGCCCCCTCAAATAGCATAA
- a CDS encoding efflux RND transporter permease subunit: MLDKIIQFSIRNKFVILLFTLALIAWGSYSLKNLPLDALPDVTNNQVQIITTAPTLASQEVEQLITYPLERAVKTVPNIIELRSISRFGLSVVTVVFEDDVDIYWAREQIFQRLKQAEENIPDYVNSPELAPISTGLGEIYQYDVYAKKGYENKYSAIELRTIQDWIIIPQLQGIKGVAEVSTWGGKLKQFEIAVNPNMLNSLGVTITEIFDALEKNNQNTGGAYIEKDQYTYFIRGVGMAKGIKDLENVVVKNRNGSPVLVRNVAQVREGIALRYGASTKDGKGEIVSGMVLMLKGENSSAVVNRVHEKMAQINKSLPEGVVAEAFIDRGKLVDNSIRTVAKNLLEGALIVIFVLILFLGNLRAGLIVASVIPLAMLFAVILMNAFGVSGNLMSLGAIDFGIIVDGAVIIVEATMHHLQKFKNKKELTQEEMDEEVYNSASKIRNSAAFGEIIILIVYLPILALIGTEGKMFKPMAMTVGFAIIGAFILSLTYIPMMSALFLSKKTEHKENFSDRMIAWLESHYTPLLKKALQFKKVVLSVAVGLFAFAFIVFQNMGGEFIPTIEEGDLAINATIMTGSSLTQMVETTTKYEQILKAKFPEIKTIVTKIGSGEIPTDPMPIESGDLIIVLKDKKEWKGKYRNWEELANAMKKEMEIIPGANIEISQPIQMRFNELMTGSRSDIAIKIFGDDLEILDAKATELISKIKGIEGIGDLKADKVTGLPQITIKYDYDKIALYGLNISDINQIIRSSFAGEVAGKIYDESKRFDVVVRMDENNRADITDVSNLFIPLPSGQQVPLSQVASVEYEQGPVQVIREDGKRRITVGLNVRGRDIKSVVEEIQAKLDKSFKLPAGYYVTYGGQFENLIEASKRLSVALPIALGLILVLLYFTFKSAKQALLIFSAIPLSAIGGVFALSLRGMPFSISAGIGFIALFGIAVLNGIVLISYFNQLKSDGILDPFQRVLIGTKTRLRPVLMTAAVASLGFLPMALSTSGGAEVQKPLATVVIGGLISATLLTLIVLPILYLMLERGFNRKER; encoded by the coding sequence ATGTTAGATAAAATCATTCAATTTAGTATACGAAACAAATTCGTAATACTATTATTTACTCTTGCACTCATTGCCTGGGGAAGCTATTCGCTTAAAAATTTACCACTAGATGCCCTACCAGATGTAACCAACAATCAGGTTCAGATTATTACTACTGCACCAACATTGGCGAGTCAGGAAGTAGAGCAATTAATTACCTATCCTTTAGAAAGAGCTGTAAAGACAGTTCCCAATATTATAGAACTCCGCAGTATTTCCCGTTTCGGATTATCGGTTGTAACCGTTGTTTTTGAAGATGATGTGGATATTTATTGGGCTCGGGAGCAGATTTTCCAACGCTTAAAACAAGCTGAAGAAAATATTCCTGATTATGTAAATTCTCCTGAGTTAGCGCCAATTTCTACAGGTTTAGGAGAAATTTATCAATATGATGTTTATGCCAAAAAAGGTTATGAAAACAAATACAGCGCTATTGAACTGAGAACAATTCAGGATTGGATTATTATTCCTCAATTGCAAGGAATTAAAGGTGTTGCTGAAGTTAGCACTTGGGGAGGTAAACTCAAACAATTTGAAATTGCTGTAAATCCCAATATGCTGAACAGTCTTGGAGTAACAATCACCGAAATTTTTGATGCTTTAGAAAAAAACAATCAAAATACTGGAGGAGCTTACATTGAAAAAGACCAATACACGTATTTTATTCGTGGTGTCGGAATGGCAAAAGGTATAAAAGACCTTGAAAATGTAGTAGTTAAAAACAGAAATGGTTCACCAGTTTTGGTTCGCAACGTAGCGCAGGTTCGCGAGGGCATCGCTTTACGTTATGGAGCTTCAACCAAAGATGGAAAAGGAGAAATTGTTTCTGGTATGGTTCTGATGTTGAAAGGCGAAAACTCCAGCGCTGTTGTAAATCGTGTTCACGAAAAAATGGCTCAGATTAACAAAAGTCTTCCCGAAGGAGTTGTAGCAGAAGCTTTTATTGACAGAGGAAAGTTGGTTGATAATTCTATTAGAACGGTGGCCAAAAATTTATTGGAAGGTGCTTTAATCGTGATTTTTGTCCTGATTTTATTCTTAGGAAATCTTCGTGCCGGATTGATTGTTGCCTCTGTGATTCCGCTGGCGATGCTGTTTGCCGTTATTTTAATGAATGCCTTTGGCGTAAGCGGAAACTTAATGAGTCTCGGAGCCATAGATTTCGGGATTATAGTCGACGGCGCCGTAATTATTGTCGAAGCCACGATGCATCACCTGCAGAAATTCAAAAACAAAAAAGAATTAACGCAGGAAGAAATGGACGAAGAAGTCTATAATTCGGCCTCAAAAATTAGAAATAGTGCTGCTTTTGGTGAAATCATTATTCTGATCGTGTATCTGCCAATCTTGGCCTTGATTGGAACTGAGGGAAAAATGTTCAAACCAATGGCTATGACAGTGGGATTTGCCATTATTGGAGCATTTATTCTTTCACTGACGTATATTCCGATGATGAGTGCTTTGTTTCTTTCGAAAAAAACTGAACACAAAGAAAATTTTAGCGACCGCATGATTGCTTGGCTGGAGAGCCATTATACACCTTTATTGAAAAAAGCTTTACAGTTTAAAAAAGTCGTGCTGTCTGTTGCTGTCGGACTCTTTGCTTTTGCCTTTATTGTTTTCCAAAATATGGGAGGCGAATTTATTCCTACTATAGAAGAAGGCGATTTGGCAATCAATGCTACGATTATGACAGGAAGTTCGCTGACGCAGATGGTAGAAACTACAACCAAATACGAACAGATTCTAAAAGCTAAATTCCCAGAAATTAAAACCATTGTAACCAAAATTGGAAGTGGTGAAATTCCAACCGATCCGATGCCGATTGAAAGCGGGGATTTGATTATTGTTTTAAAAGACAAAAAAGAATGGAAAGGCAAATATCGTAATTGGGAAGAACTCGCAAATGCCATGAAAAAGGAAATGGAAATTATTCCTGGAGCGAATATCGAAATTTCGCAGCCGATTCAGATGCGTTTTAACGAGCTAATGACGGGAAGCCGTTCTGATATTGCGATCAAGATTTTTGGTGATGATTTAGAAATCCTAGATGCGAAAGCAACAGAATTGATTTCGAAGATAAAAGGAATCGAAGGAATCGGCGATTTAAAAGCTGATAAAGTAACCGGATTACCACAGATTACAATCAAATACGATTACGATAAAATCGCCTTGTACGGACTAAATATTTCAGATATCAATCAAATCATTCGTTCCTCATTTGCAGGAGAAGTAGCAGGAAAGATTTATGATGAAAGCAAAAGGTTTGATGTGGTAGTAAGAATGGACGAGAATAATCGCGCCGATATTACCGATGTGAGCAATTTGTTTATTCCGCTTCCAAGTGGTCAGCAGGTTCCCCTTTCTCAGGTTGCTTCTGTTGAATATGAACAAGGTCCAGTACAGGTTATCCGCGAAGACGGAAAACGAAGAATTACGGTAGGACTAAACGTTCGCGGAAGAGATATTAAAAGTGTGGTGGAAGAAATTCAGGCAAAACTGGATAAAAGTTTTAAACTTCCCGCAGGTTATTATGTGACGTATGGCGGACAATTTGAAAATCTGATCGAAGCTTCAAAAAGACTTTCTGTAGCCTTACCAATTGCTTTAGGACTGATTTTAGTCTTGCTGTATTTTACTTTTAAAAGTGCCAAACAAGCATTGTTGATTTTTAGTGCGATTCCGTTATCAGCAATTGGAGGTGTTTTCGCGCTTTCGCTGAGAGGAATGCCTTTTAGTATTTCTGCTGGAATTGGTTTTATCGCCTTATTCGGAATTGCAGTTTTAAACGGAATTGTATTGATTTCTTATTTTAATCAATTAAAATCAGATGGAATTTTAGATCCATTTCAAAGAGTTTTAATCGGAACCAAAACACGTTTGCGTCCCGTTTTAATGACCGCAGCCGTAGCTTCATTAGGATTTCTGCCAATGGCTTTGTCTACAAGTGGAGGGGCAGAAGTGCAGAAACCTCTAGCAACTGTAGTAATTGGGGGATTAATCTCGGCTACTTTATTGACCTTAATCGTTTTGCCGATTTTGTATTTAATGCTCGAACGTGGGTTTAACCGCAAAGAACGCTAA
- a CDS encoding TolC family protein yields the protein MVSTVTFAQQSISLEKAIELAKSNNIDLKIADKEIEKQTVLKKAAFQPDPLQVQYQGGQFNSADYDHNVSVQQFFPLGNITKANRQLQEELAKLAEKRKALSSYEIEKAVTLSYYQYLYGVSIQKLNSELNDIYTKFLKNAELRFKTGESGNIEVISAKAKVKEIETQKAQLEYDLAIYQKQLQFFIQTNENIIPDSNTALQYTYIENQENSKAETLMTDFYQQQISVCQKEAGTFKALRTPKVGLGYFAQTINTESLFQGFTAGLQIPLFGGVNTTKAKAAEISISQSQMALDKNKMILNLQKEELQNNFKKQQKNLAYFQNEGLHYADQIIETAQKSYANGDMSYWSYISFLNQAIDIKKQFAEATHSYNQSAIELQFPTIKNN from the coding sequence TTGGTAAGTACAGTAACATTTGCCCAGCAATCCATCAGTCTGGAAAAAGCAATAGAACTAGCCAAATCAAATAACATCGACTTAAAAATCGCTGACAAAGAAATCGAAAAACAAACCGTTCTTAAGAAAGCGGCTTTTCAACCTGATCCTTTGCAGGTACAATATCAGGGAGGTCAGTTTAATAGTGCAGATTACGATCATAATGTTTCGGTGCAGCAGTTTTTTCCGTTAGGAAATATTACAAAAGCCAACAGACAATTGCAGGAAGAATTGGCAAAATTGGCTGAAAAACGAAAAGCTTTATCTTCTTATGAAATCGAAAAAGCAGTAACTCTATCGTATTATCAATATCTGTATGGTGTTTCAATCCAGAAACTTAATTCGGAATTGAATGATATTTATACCAAATTCTTGAAGAACGCCGAACTGCGTTTTAAAACGGGAGAAAGCGGGAATATTGAGGTAATTAGTGCTAAAGCTAAAGTAAAGGAAATTGAAACCCAGAAAGCACAGTTAGAATACGATTTGGCAATTTATCAGAAGCAGCTGCAGTTTTTTATTCAGACCAATGAAAACATTATTCCCGATTCTAATACCGCTTTGCAGTACACGTATATAGAAAATCAGGAAAACTCGAAAGCAGAAACCCTGATGACCGATTTTTATCAGCAGCAGATTTCAGTTTGCCAAAAAGAAGCGGGAACTTTTAAAGCACTGCGAACACCAAAAGTCGGATTAGGATATTTTGCGCAAACCATCAACACCGAATCGCTGTTTCAAGGTTTTACAGCCGGATTACAGATTCCGTTATTTGGAGGTGTGAATACGACAAAAGCAAAAGCGGCAGAAATTAGTATATCGCAATCGCAAATGGCTTTAGATAAAAACAAAATGATATTGAATTTGCAAAAAGAAGAATTGCAAAACAATTTCAAAAAACAGCAGAAAAACTTAGCTTATTTCCAAAATGAAGGCTTGCACTATGCCGATCAGATTATAGAAACGGCTCAGAAAAGTTATGCCAATGGCGATATGAGTTACTGGTCGTATATCAGCTTTTTAAATCAGGCCATCGATATTAAAAAGCAGTTTGCAGAAGCCACGCACAGCTATAATCAGAGCGCAATCGAACTTCAATTTCCAACTATCAAAAACAATTAA
- a CDS encoding efflux RND transporter periplasmic adaptor subunit produces MKINLTAKITEILSQSLQRKLAYSLLLIAYCGVLNSCNEKKAEEIQEEEKETTEVALTASQYKTVGIETGFVEDRNLNKVIKANGYTTVPPQNSAEVSTLIGGTVKDIFVLEGTYVNKGKVLATIQNLEVIEMQEDYQSAVANVEFLQLEYNRQKTLSEENVNPRKTFQEVKAKLAAERARAQAAKNKLDALHVNTKGVTSVVPIVSPINGFVGKINIAKGAFANTGVSLFEVVDNSQMHLDLNVYEKDLGSISVGQVIDFVLTNQSNKSIKGKIFGINKSFSNESKTVAVHAKIDPADAKGLIPGMYVSANINITNATVPALPKDAVVRNADKYFVFVREEKQAEEKHEHKEGEKEEAHEEEIHFKAVEVIPGTTDLGFTEVKFVDKIDSQANIVTKGAFYLLSAMKGGGEHEH; encoded by the coding sequence ATGAAAATAAATTTAACCGCAAAGATCACAGAGATTTTATCGCAGAGTCTGCAAAGAAAGTTAGCCTATAGCTTACTGCTTATAGCTTACTGCGGAGTTTTAAATTCTTGCAACGAAAAAAAGGCAGAGGAAATACAGGAAGAAGAAAAAGAAACTACAGAAGTGGCTTTGACGGCTTCTCAGTACAAAACAGTCGGAATTGAAACGGGTTTTGTAGAAGACAGAAACCTTAACAAAGTCATCAAAGCGAATGGCTATACAACCGTACCCCCGCAAAACTCAGCTGAGGTTTCAACTTTAATTGGCGGAACGGTAAAAGATATTTTTGTGTTGGAAGGAACCTATGTCAACAAAGGGAAAGTATTGGCAACGATTCAGAATCTGGAAGTTATAGAAATGCAGGAAGATTACCAGTCAGCGGTTGCGAATGTAGAATTCCTGCAGTTAGAGTATAACCGCCAGAAAACATTGAGTGAGGAAAATGTGAATCCGAGAAAAACTTTTCAAGAAGTAAAAGCCAAATTAGCAGCCGAAAGAGCCCGAGCGCAAGCCGCAAAAAACAAGTTGGACGCTTTGCATGTTAATACTAAAGGAGTGACATCGGTTGTGCCAATTGTTTCGCCGATAAATGGTTTTGTTGGGAAAATCAATATTGCCAAAGGCGCTTTTGCCAACACAGGAGTTTCGCTTTTTGAAGTGGTTGACAACAGCCAGATGCATTTGGATTTGAATGTGTATGAAAAAGATTTGGGCTCGATTTCTGTTGGTCAGGTAATTGATTTTGTATTGACGAATCAGTCCAATAAATCCATTAAAGGAAAGATTTTCGGAATCAATAAGTCTTTTTCTAACGAAAGTAAAACGGTTGCCGTACACGCCAAAATCGACCCTGCCGATGCCAAAGGCCTGATTCCAGGAATGTATGTTTCGGCAAATATTAATATTACGAATGCAACTGTTCCAGCATTGCCAAAAGATGCTGTCGTTCGTAATGCCGATAAATATTTTGTTTTTGTTCGGGAAGAAAAACAGGCAGAAGAAAAACACGAACATAAAGAAGGTGAAAAAGAGGAAGCACACGAAGAAGAAATTCATTTTAAAGCCGTAGAAGTAATTCCGGGAACAACCGATTTAGGTTTTACAGAAGTAAAATTCGTTGATAAGATTGACTCTCAAGCAAATATTGTTACAAAAGGTGCTTTTTATCTGCTTTCGGCAATGAAAGGCGGCGGGGAGCATGAGCATTGA
- a CDS encoding heavy metal translocating P-type ATPase, whose translation MIHQDKEIKGIKNKAKPSCCCSHDEPVHSDNDGHDHGGHDHDHNVDGGLFKLFLPSIISFVLLLIGIGFDNYFPQDWFTGYVRIVWYAIAYLPVGLPVLREAYESIVKGDIFSEFFLMCIATIGAFAIGEYPEGVAVMLFYTIGETFQGMAVNRAKSSIKSLLDQRPDEVHVLENNVAVKVKAKEVQIGAVIQLKAGEKLGLDGELLSDSASFNTAALTGESKPDTKKKGETVLAGMINGNTIAEVKVTTAYNDSKLSKILELVQNATTKKAPAELFIRKFAKVYTPIVVYLAIAICLLPMLFVDHYVFNDWLYRALVFLVISCPCALVISIPLGYFGGIGAASKNGILFKGSNFLDSISTIQNVVVDKTGTMTEGVFKVQEVIIKPEFDKNEILKLINALESRSTHPVATAIHNHVGPIDSAVELKNIEEISGHGLKASYNGKELLVGNFKLLDKFSISYDIDPSSIVYTTIAIAYGGQFAGHLTIADEIKADAKETVSKLKALGVKLTMLSGDKTNVVQFVADKLGIVKAFGDLLPEDKVNKVNEIKAKNETIAFVGDGVNDAPVIALSTVGIAMGGLGSDAAIETADVVIQDDKPSKIAMAINIGKQTKKIVWQNITLAFVVKAFVLILGAGGLATMWEAVFADVGVALLAILNAVRIQKMKF comes from the coding sequence ATGATACATCAAGATAAAGAAATAAAAGGCATAAAAAATAAAGCCAAACCATCTTGCTGCTGTTCGCATGATGAACCTGTACATTCAGATAATGACGGACACGATCACGGAGGACATGATCATGATCATAACGTTGATGGAGGTTTGTTCAAATTGTTCTTACCATCAATTATATCCTTTGTTTTATTGCTCATCGGAATTGGTTTTGATAATTATTTTCCTCAGGATTGGTTTACAGGATATGTGAGAATTGTTTGGTATGCAATTGCTTATCTTCCAGTGGGACTTCCGGTTCTGAGAGAAGCTTATGAAAGCATTGTAAAAGGAGACATTTTCTCAGAATTTTTTCTGATGTGTATTGCTACAATCGGAGCCTTTGCTATTGGCGAATATCCAGAAGGTGTTGCTGTTATGCTATTTTATACGATTGGAGAAACCTTTCAGGGAATGGCGGTTAACAGAGCAAAATCGAGTATTAAAAGTCTGCTAGACCAGCGTCCAGATGAAGTTCATGTTTTAGAAAATAATGTGGCAGTAAAAGTCAAAGCCAAAGAAGTTCAGATTGGAGCAGTTATTCAGCTTAAAGCAGGAGAAAAACTAGGATTAGACGGCGAATTATTATCAGATTCGGCTTCGTTTAATACAGCAGCTTTAACAGGAGAAAGCAAACCTGACACGAAAAAGAAAGGCGAAACCGTTCTGGCAGGAATGATTAACGGAAATACAATTGCAGAGGTAAAAGTAACCACTGCTTATAATGACAGCAAATTGTCTAAAATTCTAGAATTGGTGCAGAATGCTACAACAAAGAAAGCTCCTGCAGAATTATTCATCAGAAAGTTTGCTAAAGTCTACACGCCTATTGTGGTATATCTGGCAATCGCAATTTGTCTGCTTCCCATGCTTTTTGTAGACCATTATGTTTTTAACGATTGGCTGTACAGAGCTTTGGTCTTTTTGGTAATTTCTTGTCCTTGCGCTTTGGTAATCAGTATTCCGTTAGGGTATTTTGGCGGAATCGGCGCTGCAAGTAAAAACGGAATTCTCTTTAAAGGCAGTAATTTTCTAGATAGTATTTCGACGATTCAGAATGTTGTTGTTGATAAAACAGGTACAATGACCGAAGGCGTTTTTAAAGTTCAGGAAGTCATTATAAAACCTGAATTTGATAAAAATGAAATTTTAAAACTAATAAATGCATTAGAAAGCCGAAGTACACATCCCGTTGCAACGGCCATTCACAATCATGTTGGGCCAATAGATTCTGCTGTAGAATTAAAAAATATCGAAGAAATTTCAGGTCACGGATTAAAAGCGTCTTACAACGGGAAAGAATTACTCGTAGGTAATTTTAAGCTCTTGGATAAATTTTCTATTTCGTATGATATCGATCCGTCTTCGATTGTTTATACTACGATTGCAATTGCTTATGGAGGTCAATTTGCAGGTCATCTTACCATTGCAGATGAAATTAAAGCAGATGCTAAAGAAACCGTTTCTAAACTAAAAGCTTTAGGTGTAAAACTAACTATGTTAAGCGGTGATAAAACCAATGTCGTACAATTTGTCGCTGATAAACTCGGAATTGTAAAAGCTTTTGGAGATTTGCTTCCAGAAGATAAAGTCAATAAAGTAAACGAAATTAAAGCCAAAAACGAAACTATTGCTTTTGTGGGCGATGGCGTAAATGATGCACCCGTAATTGCTTTAAGCACAGTGGGAATTGCAATGGGAGGTTTAGGAAGCGATGCAGCAATCGAAACGGCAGACGTTGTCATTCAGGACGATAAACCGAGTAAAATTGCAATGGCAATTAACATCGGAAAACAAACCAAAAAGATTGTCTGGCAGAATATCACCTTGGCTTTCGTTGTAAAAGCTTTCGTCTTGATTCTTGGTGCAGGCGGACTTGCTACCATGTGGGAAGCTGTTTTTGCCGATGTTGGGGTAGCTTTACTGGCAATTTTAAATGCAGTTAGGATTCAGAAGATGAAGTTTTAA
- a CDS encoding tautomerase family protein encodes MPFVRISLPKKLSLETKNSISQSIHESLIAEFHIPKDDYFHVIEELEPHQIKYPKSYLGISHSEDIVYIQITAGQGRTLEQKKKLYHQIASRIAASTEITINNVIIVLLENNGLENWSFGNGEIQEPKHLKK; translated from the coding sequence ATGCCATTTGTTCGAATCAGCCTACCGAAAAAACTTTCATTAGAAACAAAAAATAGTATTTCACAATCCATTCATGAATCTTTAATTGCAGAATTTCATATTCCGAAGGATGATTATTTTCATGTTATTGAAGAATTAGAACCTCATCAAATAAAATATCCTAAAAGTTATCTGGGAATTTCACATTCTGAGGATATCGTCTACATCCAAATTACGGCAGGCCAAGGAAGAACATTGGAACAAAAAAAGAAGTTGTACCATCAAATTGCATCTAGAATTGCTGCTTCAACAGAAATAACAATTAATAATGTGATTATTGTTTTATTAGAAAACAATGGACTTGAAAATTGGTCTTTTGGCAACGGCGAAATTCAGGAACCGAAGCATTTAAAAAAGTGA
- a CDS encoding VOC family protein: MKLEHIQIQSNNIQQTALFYQDILELPIIEKKTNSITIKAGNSFLEFVENAVFKSIYHFAFNIPENKLDEGIQWCRNKVDLIVIEDQNVITNFENWNANAVYFYDNNGNLLEFIARNDLENSQTEAFSSKSILNISEIGIVNENPLELGKQLVAKHGLEFFSKNTNSELFAAIGDDEGLLIMVKPNRNWYPTQTPSESNKTKIKIENNGIIVDLKF, from the coding sequence ATGAAATTAGAACACATCCAAATTCAGAGCAATAATATTCAGCAGACCGCATTATTCTATCAAGATATTTTAGAACTGCCAATCATAGAAAAAAAGACAAATTCAATTACTATTAAAGCTGGAAATTCATTTTTAGAATTTGTTGAAAATGCAGTGTTTAAATCGATTTATCATTTTGCTTTTAATATTCCTGAAAACAAACTAGACGAAGGCATACAATGGTGCAGAAACAAAGTAGATTTAATTGTTATTGAAGATCAAAATGTGATTACCAATTTTGAAAACTGGAATGCAAATGCCGTTTATTTCTACGATAATAATGGAAATTTACTGGAATTTATTGCGCGAAATGATCTTGAGAATTCACAAACAGAAGCATTTAGTTCAAAATCGATTTTAAATATCAGCGAAATCGGGATTGTGAATGAAAATCCACTAGAATTGGGAAAACAATTAGTAGCAAAACACGGACTGGAATTCTTTTCTAAAAATACCAACAGCGAACTCTTTGCAGCAATTGGAGATGACGAAGGTTTATTGATTATGGTAAAACCAAATCGAAACTGGTATCCAACACAAACTCCATCTGAAAGCAATAAAACAAAAATTAAAATAGAGAATAACGGAATTATTGTTGATCTGAAATTTTAA
- a CDS encoding cytochrome-c peroxidase, translating to MKKLIFPLLFLLGLSAYKSVEEPDYIDIQELRKIYSSGDASKWPAAELHESVDKTKFQDIGVLPAVPYPAYNPYSKEKESLGKILFFDPRLSKSGQIACASCHNPELGWTDNLTRSFGHDRQTGKRNSMTILNSAYATSLFWDGRASSLEDQAQFPVSDPLEMNEKLTIAVDKIAKIKGYNSLFTAAFGNKKVTLERIQYAIATFERSINSPKSKFDHFVSGKSEAFTDSQVKGMHLFRTKAQCINCHNTPYFSDNQFHNDGQTLFGTKNEDFGRYNVTKNVKDIGKFRTPTLREVVNTKPWMHHGHFPTLLDVVELYNGGNPSPVQKKYLGTPRDSLIPKVDPALKKLNLSKEEISDLLAFIETLSTPTRRIMVPEMPK from the coding sequence TTGAAAAAACTAATCTTCCCTCTCCTATTCCTGCTGGGTTTGTCGGCTTATAAAAGCGTTGAAGAACCAGATTATATAGATATTCAGGAATTACGAAAAATCTATTCCAGCGGTGATGCTTCAAAATGGCCTGCTGCGGAATTGCACGAAAGTGTTGATAAAACTAAATTTCAGGATATTGGAGTACTTCCTGCAGTTCCTTATCCCGCTTATAATCCGTATTCTAAGGAAAAAGAAAGTTTGGGGAAGATCTTGTTTTTTGATCCGAGATTATCAAAAAGCGGACAAATTGCCTGCGCTTCCTGTCATAATCCAGAATTGGGCTGGACAGATAATTTGACGCGTTCTTTCGGGCATGATCGCCAAACGGGAAAACGTAATTCGATGACAATTTTAAACTCCGCCTATGCCACTTCTCTATTTTGGGACGGACGAGCATCGAGTTTAGAAGATCAGGCGCAGTTTCCTGTTTCGGATCCTTTGGAAATGAACGAAAAACTGACAATTGCCGTTGACAAAATTGCGAAGATTAAGGGTTATAATTCTTTATTTACAGCTGCTTTTGGCAATAAAAAAGTGACTTTAGAGCGAATTCAATATGCGATTGCGACTTTCGAAAGATCAATAAACAGTCCGAAAAGCAAATTTGATCATTTTGTGAGCGGAAAATCGGAAGCCTTTACCGATTCTCAAGTGAAAGGAATGCATTTATTCAGAACCAAAGCGCAATGTATCAACTGCCATAATACACCTTATTTCAGCGATAATCAGTTTCATAACGATGGACAAACTTTATTCGGAACTAAAAATGAAGATTTCGGACGTTATAATGTTACCAAAAATGTAAAAGATATTGGCAAATTCAGAACGCCAACATTGCGTGAAGTGGTAAACACAAAACCGTGGATGCATCACGGGCATTTTCCAACACTTTTAGATGTGGTAGAATTGTATAATGGAGGAAATCCTTCGCCCGTTCAGAAAAAATATCTGGGAACTCCAAGAGATTCGCTAATTCCGAAAGTAGATCCTGCACTTAAGAAACTGAATTTAAGTAAAGAAGAAATAAGTGATCTTTTGGCTTTTATTGAAACTTTGAGTACGCCAACCAGAAGAATTATGGTGCCAGAAATGCCTAAATAA